The nucleotide sequence CGGGCCGGCGAACCCCATGCCGAAGTACATGCCCTTGCGGCGGCGGCTGAGGCTGCACGCGGCGCCACCGCCTACGTCACCCTCGAACCCTGCAGCCACCATGGCCGCACGCCACCCTGCGCCGACGCCCTGATCGCGGCCGGCGTCCAGCGGGTGGTGGTGGCAGTCGAAGACCCCAACCCGCAGGTCGCTGGGCGCGGTATTGCCGCGCTGCGGGCGGCCGGCATGACGGTGGACATCGGCTGTCTGGCCGGGCCCGCAGCAGCCCTCAACCGTGGTTTCTTCAGCCGCATGCAACGCGGTCGGCCCTGGGTCACGCTGAAGCTGGCAGCCAGCCTCGACGGCCGCACCGCCATGGCCAGTGGCGAATCGCAATGGATCAGCGGGGAGGCCGCGCGGGCCGATGTTCATCGGCAGCGCGCCGAGGCCGGGGCCGTGATGGTGGCAGCAGCCACCGTGCTGGCCGACGATCCGCAGCTCACCCTACGCCCCGCGCCCGATGGTGTAGCGCCGCCGGATCGCATTGTGCTGGATGCCCGCGCCGAGGTGCCGGCAGGCGCACGCGTGTGGGCCGATGATGGCGCCCGCCGCTTCTGGCTGAC is from Flagellatimonas centrodinii and encodes:
- the ribD gene encoding bifunctional diaminohydroxyphosphoribosylaminopyrimidine deaminase/5-amino-6-(5-phosphoribosylamino)uracil reductase RibD is translated as MTDAAASPGEDARWMAHALQLAARGRLTTRPNPRVGCVLVRAGRNIGEGYHRRAGEPHAEVHALAAAAEAARGATAYVTLEPCSHHGRTPPCADALIAAGVQRVVVAVEDPNPQVAGRGIAALRAAGMTVDIGCLAGPAAALNRGFFSRMQRGRPWVTLKLAASLDGRTAMASGESQWISGEAARADVHRQRAEAGAVMVAAATVLADDPQLTLRPAPDGVAPPDRIVLDARAEVPAGARVWADDGARRFWLTAEPGAAPSGVHRLTVATRADGRLRLDQALAVLAAAEVNAVLVEAGSRLAGALIDSRLPDELVVYLAPRLLGDAALGMANLPGLTGLADAPALRWTDTRTVGADLRLTAQFI